One Brassica napus cultivar Da-Ae chromosome C2, Da-Ae, whole genome shotgun sequence DNA window includes the following coding sequences:
- the LOC106405274 gene encoding F-box/LRR-repeat protein At5g63520, which translates to MEKSKKTDMAFIASMNDDLLQNILQRLPAKPFAFASCVNRSWNIVCNRILSRPKMVSAFSRNPHQFEAVEEAIDKALSDPIRPDFVIANITCGNMEDTLSLITKRVGTRAPVIVSIVAGVLGKEVCNDKAGEVKQNDQGMHICPSFAILLTIGYLPGIKVDVIPVIQSKEETEAMIGDKFVMDIRNFVSEVSDHAAPACLMLFGEDTHATEPIIRKLDYAMPAETIIVGDQKGEFLHKRANELRTVELHKDESRVLAGLIFARDRHRPIEAGRVQFHTAISRGLSPVDLRYKVANAISTLPKWPATLMTAKRIGEAEVLDGEQILDDIEANLLGNPLWEADPYIGVIKRRKYSVGLDQKPKIMASLVFHQVTGADEQYLTVNGAGIKTGDHFQVYIPDLKVAEASLTAVSSQLRNIMSKPNKHEVVGGFVFAGSGRGDSFFGRPNADTSPFLENFPELRFGGVFCDGEIGRSLSVDEGEEKQVTISQRCLHVVSSVYLIVSYACS; encoded by the exons atggagaaatcGAAGAAGACAGATATGGCGTTCATCGCCTCCATGAACGACGATCTTCTCCAGAACATTCTCCAACGATTACCCGCGAAACCGTTTGCTTTCGCCTCCTGCGTTAACCGATCGTGGAACATCGTCTGCAATCGCATCCTCTCTCGCCCCAAAATGGTTTCTGCTTTCTCCAGAAACCCTCATCAATTC GAAGCTGTAGAAGAAGCAATTGATAAGGCTTTGTCTGATCCAATTCGACCAGATTTTGTAATTGCGAATATTACATGTGGGAACATGGAAGATACTTTGAGTCTG ATAACTAAAAGAGTGGGAACAAGGGCTCCTGTTATTGTATCCATAGTTGCTGGAGTATTGGGAAAAGAAGTGTGTAACGACAAGGCTGGAGag GTCAAACAGAATGATCAGGGCATGCACATTTGTCCAAGTTTTGCTATACTGTTGACCATTGGCTACTTGCCAGGAATCAAAGTTGACGTTATTCCTGTAATTCAATCAAAAGAG GAGACTGAAGCTATGATTGGAGACAAATTTGTGATGGATATTAGGAACTTCGTGTCAGAGGTTTCAGATCATGCTGCACCAGCCTGTCTCATGCTCTTTGGG GAGGATACTCATGCCACAGAACCTATCATTCGAAAATTGG ACTATGCCATGCCTGCAGAAACCATTATTGTGGGTGATCAAAAGGGAGAGTTTTTACATAAACGTGCTAATGAATTAAGAACTGTTGAGTTGCATAAAGACGAGAGCAGAGTTCTTGCAGGTCTAATCTTCGCAAGAGATAGACACAGACCCATTG AAGCTGGACGAGTTCAGTTTCACACTGCAATATCAAGAGGATTGTCACCGGTTGATTTGAGGTACAAGGTGGCTAATGCCATTAGTACTCTCCCTAAATGGCCTGCTACACTTATGACAGCAAAAAGAATTGGAGAAGCGGAGGTTCTTGATGGAGAACAAATTCTAGATGACATAGAAGCAAATCTG TTAGGAAACCCGCTCTGGGAGGCTGATCCATACATTGGAgtgataaaaagaagaaaatactCAGTTGGTTTGGATCAGAAGCCAAAGATCATGGCCTCACTTGTGTTTCATCAAGTTACTGG AGCCGATGAGCAGTATCTTACAGTCAATGGCGCTGGAATCAAAACGGGTGACCATTTCCAAGTTTACATCCCTGATCTCAAAGTGGCTGAAGCATCACTAACTGCTGTTTCTTCTCAGCTTAGAAACATCATGtccaaaccaaacaaacacgAAGTTGTTGGAGGGTTTGTTTTCGCCGGTAGTGGACGTGGCGACTCCTTCTTTGGCCGTCCAAACGCGGACACCTCACCGTTCTTGGAGAACTTCCCGGAGCTACGTTTTGGTGGTGTATTCTGCGACGGTGAAATCGGAAGAAGCTTGTCCGTGGATGAGGGAGAGGAGAAGCAAGTAACTATCAGTCAGAGATGTCTTCACGTTGTTAGTTCTGTTTATCTTATTGTCTCTTATGCATGTTCTTAA